One segment of Macrotis lagotis isolate mMagLag1 chromosome 1, bilby.v1.9.chrom.fasta, whole genome shotgun sequence DNA contains the following:
- the LOC141515401 gene encoding olfactory receptor 2AG1-like, protein MELWNITLIDSFFLVGILQETRFPELVSAAIIFLYLVAMASNGLLLLLIATDRRLHVPMYFLLSQLSLMDLLFTTIVAPKTLVDYLSGQNTISFIGCSVQMFVALTLGCAEDILLAFMAYDRYVAIHQPLNYMVVMRPKVCWSMVGVSWFLASLSALVYTSYTMHFPFCRNQEIRHLLCEILPLLKLVCTDTSQYELMVNTLGVTFLFVPLSAILASYSLVLTSVFHIPTAQGKKKALLTCSSHLTVVVLYYGAATFMYVLPSAYHNPWQDNILSLFYTIVTPALNPLIYSLRNRDVLGALKNIIGKESSESKW, encoded by the coding sequence ATGGAGCTCTGGAACATTACCTTGATAGACAGTTTCTTCCTCGTGGGAATTCTACAGGAGACCAGATTCCCTGAGCTTGTCTCTGCTGCCATCATATTCTTGTACCTGGTGGCCATGGCTAGTAatggtcttcttcttcttctgattgCTACAGACAGAAGACTGCATGTGCCCATGTACTTCTTACTCAGTCAACTTTCACTTATGGACCTGCTATTCACAACTATTGTTGCCCCCAAGACATTGGTAGATTACTTGAGTGGACAAAACACCATCTCTTTTATAGGCTGTAGTGTTCAGATGTTTGTGGCACTGACGCTTGGGTGTGCAGAAGATATTCTGTTGGCTTTCATGGCATATGACCGTTATGTGGCCATTCATCAACCTTTGAACTATATGGTTGTAATGAGACCAAAAGTTTGTTGGTCTATGGTGGGTGTGTCCTGGTTCTTGGCATCTCTGAGTGCCCTTGTGTATACTAGCTATACTATGCATTTCCCTTTCTGTAGAAACCAAGAGATTCGCCACCTTCTCTGTGAAATCCTTCCATTACTAAAGCTCGTATGTACTGACACTTCACAATATGAGCTCATGGTAAATACATTGGGAGTGACCTTCCTTTTTGTCCCCCTCTCTGCTATCCTTGCCTCATATTCCTTAGTCCTAACTTCTGTGTTCCACATACCCACagcacaggggaaaaaaaaagctctaCTTACATGTTCATCCCACCTGACAGTGGTTGTGCTGTACTATGGAGCTGCCACATTTATGTATGTCCTTCCCAGTGCCTACCATAACCCTTGGCAGGACAATATCCTTTCCTTGTTCTACACCATTGTCACTCCAGCCCTGAATCCCCTAATCTATAGCCTAAGGAACAGAGATGTGTTAGGGGCCTTAAAGAACATAATAGGGAAAGAATCCTCAGAGTCAAAATGGTAG
- the LOC141523800 gene encoding olfactory receptor 2AG1-like, with translation MERSNITLINNFYLVGILQETRYPELLCATITFLFLMAVANNGLLLLLIVTDNRLHVPMYYLLSQLSLMDLLFTTIIAPKTLVDYLTGQNTISFIGCGIQMFLELIVGIAEDILLAFMAYDRYVAIRHPLNYMVLMRPSVCWSMVAISWLLAFLNALVCTIYAMHFPFCRNQEIHHLFCEILPLLKLACADTSQYELMVYTMGVTFLLIPLSVILASYTLVLTTVFNMPSAQGRQKALLTCSSHLTVVVLYYGAATFMYVLPSAYHNSWQDNILSVSYTIITPALNPIIYSLRNKDVLGALKNLIGKGPSVSKH, from the coding sequence ATGGAACGCTCCAATATTACCTTGATAAACAATTTCTACCTTGTTGGAATTCTCCAGGAGACCAGGTACCCTGAGCTCCTCTGTGCTACCATCACATTCCTGTTCCTGATGGCTGTTGCTAATAATGGTCTTCTGCTCTTACTAATTGTTACAGACAATAGACTGCATGTGCCCATGTATTACTTGCTTAGCCAGCTTTCACTTATGGACCTGCTCTTCACAACTATCATTGCTCCCAAGACATTGGTAGATTATCTCACTGGACAAAATACCATCTCTTTTATAGGCTGTGGGATCCAGATGTTCCTTGAACTGATTGTAGGTATAGCAGAAGATATTCTGTTGGCTTTCATGGCATATGACCGGTATGTGGCCATACGTCACCCTTTGAACTACATGGTTTTAATGAGACCATCAGTTTGTTGGTCCATGGTGGCAATATCCTGGCTCTTGGCATTTTTGAATGCCCTTGTATGTACCATCTATGCTATGCATTTCCCCTTCTGTAGAAACCAAGAGATTCACCACCTTTTCTGTGAAATCCTTCCATTACTAAAACTTGCATGTGCTGACACTTCCCAATATGAGCTCATGGTATACACAATGGGAGTGACCTTCCTTCTGATCCCCCTCTCAGTTATTCTTGCCTCCTATACCTTAGTCTTGACTACTGTGTTCAATATGCCCTCAGCACAGGGAAGACAGAAAGCTCTCCTTACCTGCTCTTCCCACCTAACAGTGGTTGTGCTGTACTATGGTGCTGCCACATTTATGTATGTCCTACCCAGTGCCTACCATAACTCTTGGCAGGACAATATTCTTTCTGTGTCCTATACCATTATCACTCCAGCCCTGAATCCCATAATCTACAGTCTGAGGAACAAGGATGTGTTAGGGGCCCTGAAGAATCTTATAGGGAAAGGACCCTCAGTATCTAAACATTAG